CAGCCGCAAGCTCGCCCTCGGCTTCGCCCTGGTACTTCTGCTGACCCTCCTCAACACCCTGAGCAGCTGGGTCGGCATGAGCAATATCCTGCAGCGCAGCGACAAGCTCGACGAAATCTCCGGCCTGATCGCCGCCACCAAGGATCTGCGCATCTCCCGCCTGCGCTACCAGGCCAACCGCGACGAAAGCTCCAAGCGCGAAATGCTCAGCAGCCTGGACAACCTGCAGCTGTTGCAGGAGGCCCTCAGCAGCCAGTTCCACGACCCGGCCGACCAGGCCCTGCTGCGCCAGCAGAAGGAGCTCGCCAGCGCCTATCAGGAACCGCTGAACCAGCTGATCCAGACCTTCGCCAACCGCGAGAGCGCGCGCCAGCAACTGGTCGGTGCCGCCCAGCAGATCGGCCTGGGCCTCGACCAGACCCTCGCCAGCCTGGCCGAACCGAGCCTCAATCCGGCCGAGCAGAGCCAGCGCCAGGCCCTGCTGCACCAGGTCGCCAGCGCCGCCCTGCAGGTACAGCAGGCACGCCTGCAGGCGCTGGCCTACACCAGCAGCGATGATCCGAATCAGGAACGCGGCGCCAGCGAGGCGATCCGCCAGGCCGTGAGCCTGCTCGAAGAACAGCGCCAGCGCCTGCCCGCGGCCTACCAGGCCGGCGTGCAGGCCTCGCTGGGTGCCCTGCAGGGCTACCAGGAGGCCCTCGCCCACTACAGTGCCGAACTCACCCGCAGCCTGGCCGTGCGCCAGACCATGGTGCAGAGCGGCGACCAGATCGACAGCCTGAGCAAGTCCCTCGCCGAGCAGCAGACCCGCAAGCTGGAAGAGGAATCCGCCCGTTCGCGCAGCATCATGGCCGGCGCCGCCCTGCTCGCCCTGCTGCTCGGTACTGTCGCCGCCATCGTCATCACCCGCCTGATCGTGCGCCCGCTGCTGGACACCCTCGACGCCGCCGAGCGCATCGCCGCCGGCGACCTCAGCCAGGACATTCGCGTTACCCGCGACGACGAGCTGGGCCAGCTGCAGCGCAGCATGCAGGACATGACCCTGAGCCTGCGCGAGCTGATCGGCCATATCCGCGACGGCGTCACCCAGATCGCCAGCGCCGCCGAAGAGCTGTCCTGCGTCACCGAGCAGACCAGCGCCGGGGTCAACAGCCAGAAGGTCGAGACCGACCAGGTGGCCACCGCCATGCACGAGATGGCCGCCACCGTGCAGGAAGTGGCGCGCAACGCCGAGGATGCCTCCGAGTCGGCCAATGCCGCCGACCGCCAGGCCAAGGAAGGCGAGGTGGCGGTCAGCGACGCGGTGGCGCAGATGGATCGCCTGGCCGACGAGGTGCTGCGCTCCAACGAAGCGGTCGGCCTGCTCAAGCAGGAGAGCGAGAAGATCGGCAGCGTGCTCGACGTGATCAAGGCGGTGGCCGAACAGACCAACCTGCTGGCGCTCAACGCCGCCATCGAAGCGGCCCGTGCCGGCGAGGCCGGGCGTGGCTTCGCCGTGGTCGCCGACGAGGTGCGCGGCCTGGCCCAGCGCACGCAGAAATCCACCGAAGAAATCGAAGCGCTGATCGGCAGCCTGCAGACCGGCACCCAGCAAGCCGCCAACCTGATGGACAGCAGCCGCGAGATGACCGGC
The window above is part of the Pseudomonas alcaligenes genome. Proteins encoded here:
- a CDS encoding methyl-accepting chemotaxis protein, with protein sequence MTRWLANLNVSRKLALGFALVLLLTLLNTLSSWVGMSNILQRSDKLDEISGLIAATKDLRISRLRYQANRDESSKREMLSSLDNLQLLQEALSSQFHDPADQALLRQQKELASAYQEPLNQLIQTFANRESARQQLVGAAQQIGLGLDQTLASLAEPSLNPAEQSQRQALLHQVASAALQVQQARLQALAYTSSDDPNQERGASEAIRQAVSLLEEQRQRLPAAYQAGVQASLGALQGYQEALAHYSAELTRSLAVRQTMVQSGDQIDSLSKSLAEQQTRKLEEESARSRSIMAGAALLALLLGTVAAIVITRLIVRPLLDTLDAAERIAAGDLSQDIRVTRDDELGQLQRSMQDMTLSLRELIGHIRDGVTQIASAAEELSCVTEQTSAGVNSQKVETDQVATAMHEMAATVQEVARNAEDASESANAADRQAKEGEVAVSDAVAQMDRLADEVLRSNEAVGLLKQESEKIGSVLDVIKAVAEQTNLLALNAAIEAARAGEAGRGFAVVADEVRGLAQRTQKSTEEIEALIGSLQTGTQQAANLMDSSREMTGNTVELTRRAGQQLSEIARSVSSIQAMNQQIAAAAEEQSAVAEEINRSVVNVRDISEQTAAASEETAASSVELARLGNDLQLLVSRFRT